The Procambarus clarkii isolate CNS0578487 chromosome 24, FALCON_Pclarkii_2.0, whole genome shotgun sequence genome includes a region encoding these proteins:
- the LOC138368105 gene encoding uncharacterized protein, translating to MGSPLSVLFANFYMGTIEQRVLVDMDLKPVICCRYVDNIFMQVPDVRSLQQLKEAFEQNSVLSFTYEIENVGRLPFLDVTVTERNGGFHTAVYTKETNIGMCLNANSDCLVEYKRNVVNPYVDRALSHS from the coding sequence atgggttctcccctaagtgtcctgtttgcaaacttctacatgggtaccatagagcagagggtcttagttgacatggacttgaaacccgtcaTATGCTgtcggtatgttgacaacatttttatgcaggtgccTGATGTCAgaagtctgcagcagctgaaggaggcgttcgaGCAAAATTCTGtattaagtttcacttacgagattgaGAATGTTGGgaggctgccctttctagatgtaacagtcacggaaaggaacggaggcttccacactgcagtctacactaaggaaacaaacataggaatgtgcctcaatgccaatagtgactgcctagTCGAGTACAAGAGAAATGTTGTCAACCCTTATGTCGACCGGGCTCTTAGCCACAGctaa